The nucleotide window GAAGTTTATTGAGAATTTAGCAATAATCCAAATCACTAAAACTATTGCCAATACCATAGCAAACAGTGGGATGTTCTCTATTTTTAAAACAGCATTTACAAAATCCATAATTTTATTGAACTGTTCGTTATTACCAGGGTTTGCTCCCGAAAAATAATTTCCAATACTTTCAATTCTATTATTTAAAATTTTTATTACAAATGGCGTTATCGATAATGTCACAATTGGAAAAAGTAGAACCTTCAGTTTATTAGAGGGATTATTTTTTATTTTGAATTTTAAATGATTTCTTAATAGCTCATAGTAAAATAAATTATCTTCACATAATTCTTGAATTTTATGTTTTACTTTTTTTAGATTTTTTATATCATTAACTTCTGCTAACTCACTAAAATGAGCGAAAAAGAAATCATAGGTTATGCTAGGCTTACTAAGCCATATTGCTAATTCTTTATCATAAATTGCAGGCCGTTTGTACATCATTCTTAGGAGAAAATTATATATGATTGTAACTACAGAGAGTGCAAAAATTATAGATATCGTAATAAAGAAATATATTAAGATTGCCCAGATTAAGTAATTGATTTCTCCAAAAGAAGACATTTTTTCAAGCTTTGTTGGATAAATACGCACTAAAACAGATAATATAATCATCCAAATAAAATATTTAAGCATACTTTTAAAATCTTGACTGATTTTAAATTTTTGAAAACCTCCTACAGAATTTTTACCTATGTAAATTAATGTTTGAACAATAAAGTTGCAAATAAGCATTACGAGTAATAAGACTAGTAAATACTCCATCATATCACCTTCTCACAAAATAAGTTATATTCATGTCAATAAAAGGAGCATTTAATCAATTATATAGCACTATAAGAAAAGAGCGTCCAATGCAAAAGGACGCCTAATTAGTTAGAATATAAATAGCAATTTAATAGAGATGTTTATTTACTTACCCACGCCACTAAACCAAATATGTAAAGTTTCAATAACTACATCTAGCATAAATTTTCACCCCTTCGATATAATTTTCAAATTTCATGATAATATAGAATTAGAAAAAATGTAAAAGTAGTCATAAAAGACTAGAATTGAGGGTTAGAGTTGTTAGGTAAAAATATTAAGGAAATTAGAATGAACAAGGGACTTTCTCAAGAATATGTTATTGAATCATTAATGACTCAAAGTGCTTATTCTAAATTTGAGTTAGGCAAATCAGAAATAAGAGCTTCTGTGCTTATTAATATTTTGTCAAAGTTAGATATGAGTTTAGAAGAATTACTCTATATTACAAATGACTATAAATTCATGGCAAAAGAAGAGCTTGTGCGTAGCTTTTTTGAAATTCCTTCAATTGGTTTAACTAATTTAGAGAAAATACTAAATAAAGTAGAATTATATTTAAATTCACATAGTGATGATACAATTCAAAATATCTATTACCTTTGTAAATCATATATAATACTGATTAAAACGAATGATTTTGAACAAGCTAGCTTATTTGCGTCAAAAATATGGAAAAAACTATCTAAGCGAAACCAATTTTATGTGATTGATTTATATTTTTTAAATGCTATTCTTTTTATGTTTCCGCTAGATGTAATATTTAATTTAAGAGACTTGATGGAAAAGTCAATTGCTCAATATAATGGTCTATTTAAACTACAAAAAATTCAAATTAATATTAACTTGAATATTGCACTTTTATTGATGGAAAAACATCGTTTTGAGGAAGCTTTAAATGAATTGGAAACTATAAGAGATGTTTTGAAAGAGGAAAAAGCCTATGAACAGCTTGGAATTTACTATATAAGAAAAGCCTTATGTTTAAATAAATTAAATCAAGAATGGATTCCTTTAGCTGAAAAAGGGAAGTTATTATTATCTGCAATCGAAGAGTTTGATTTATTAAAAAGAGCTGAGCAAGAAATTGAAAGATGGGGGAATTAGTTTAAAAAATATAAAAGTTGCAACATCGGAAAATATACTATTTAATTTTAAAATAAAAAACACTCTCATTTGACCTAGTAACATGCCTAAGTCAAATGAGAGGTGTCTCTTCTAATCAATATTCCACTATTTCACCAACGCCACAACCGCCCTCTTCACAGCCTCCAACTTCTGCTGTGCTGCTTCCATCGTCTCATCCACAACGCCAATATAAAACTTACATTTCGGTTCTGTGCCTGATGGACGAACAGCAATCCATGTGCCATCAGCCAAAATAAATTTCAAGACATTTTCCTTTGGTAATGTAAGTGACTCTGTCTGACCATCTGCTAACGTTGCTTGTCCTGCTAAATAATCTTCTACACGTTGTACAGCGAATCCCGCAATTTCCATTGGCAGTTGGTCACGTAAGCGTTGTAAAATCGCCTGCATTTCTGCTTGCCCATCTTTACCTTCGAATACTTGTGAAACAAGTGCTTCTTGGTAATAGCCAAATGTTTCATAAAGATGCTCCAGCTGATCTAATAAGGTATGCCCTTGTAGTGCATAGAACGCAGCCATTTCGGCTACTTTCAATGCGACTTGTACCGCATCTTTGTCCCGCACAAAGGTTTCGATTAAATAGCCATAGCTTTCCTCATAACCGAACAGATAGGTGTGCTCACCTGTTGCTTCATAGTGCGCAATCTTCTCCGCAATATATTTAAAGCCTGTCAGTGTATTTTCTGTGACCACGCCAAAGCTCTCTGCAATTTTTGCTCCAAGCTCCGCTGTCACAATCGTCTTGACCATGACACCGTTGTTTGGTAGTGTGTCATTTTGTTGTTTGGTTTCCAATAAATAATATAACAATAATGCGCCAAGTTGATTGCCTGTTAACAGCTCATAGCGCACTCCATTCCATACCGCCACACCTAAGCGATCTGCATCTGGATCTGTCGCTAACAATAGCTCGGCACCCACTTGTTGCCCTTTGGCCATCACCAGTGTAAAGGCTGCTGCCTCCTCTGGGTTAGGATAAGTCACAGTTGGGAATGAACCGTCCTGCACGGCTTGCTCCTCCACAATCGTTACATCTGTAAAGTCAAATGCCCGTAAGCCTTCGCGTACAGGGACTAAGCCTGCACCATGTAACGGTGTATACACAAGCTTCATATCGAGTGCAACTTTACGCGTATCCTTCAATGTTAGTAATTGTTGCAAATAAGCTGCATCAAGCGCCTCTAATAACCATGTAAGCAGTCCTTGTGCTTCCAATGTCTCAAGCTCTACTACATCAATGGAGAAAATATCCTCGATGTCCTGCATATGCTGGATAATGGCATTTGCCCCATCTGGCACAAGCTGCGCTCCATCTTCCCCATATACTTTAAAGCCGTTATATTGTTTCGGATTATGACTCGCTGTAATGACCACACCTGCATAGGCATTCAACTCTCGCACTGTAAACGATAGCTGCGGCGTTGGGCGAGCCTCTTTGTAAACATAAGCACGAATGCCATGTGCCCCTAAAACACGTGCTGTTTCACAGGCGAATTCATAAGAGAAATGACGCGTATCATAGGCAAGCACAACACCACGTGCCTTTGCACTTTCTCCATTCGCTGCTACATAACGCGCCAGTCCCTCTGCTACACGGCGAATTGTATAGAGATTCATACGATTTGTGCCTACACCAAGCACACCACGCATACCACCTGTGCCAAATGAGAGATCTTGATAAAATCGATCCTCTATCGCTTGTTCCTCTCCAGCAATCGCTGTTAATTCTTCCTTTAAATGATCTGGTAAGGACTGCTGCATCCATTGTTCATATCGCTCTTGTACACTCACTCTGTTACCGCCTTTTCTTCTTTCAATAATTCAAGCATTTTACGTTTATATGCCTCTACCCCTGGTTGGTCAAATGGATTGACCTCTAATAAGCAGGCACTCATCGCACAAGCCTTCATAAAGAAATAAATTAAATACCCAAGATGGTACGCATCCAGCTTCGGTAGTTCAATTTGAATAACTGGGACATCGCCCTCTGCATGAGCTAATGCCGTTCCTTGCTTCGAAATCGCATTAATTTCATTAAAGGTGCGATTCGTTAAATAATTTAAGCCATCCTCGTCACGCACATCATATGGTACTGCCATATCCCCTTCAATTTCATGGAAATGGAGCAATGTTTCAAATAAAATACGACGACCATCTTGAATATATTGCCCAATCGCATGTAAATCAGTAGAGAACGTCACCGTTGAAGGATACAGCCCTTTATGGTCCTTCCCTTCACTCTCCCCAAATAGCTGCTTCCACCATTCATGGAATTTGCTTAAGCCTGGCTCAAACGAGGCAAGTAACTCATTTGTATAGCCTTGCTCATACAGCATGTGACGCATCACGGCATACTTATAAGCATCATTAAAGGCTAATTCCGGCTGTGCCAGTTCAGTCGCTGCATGACGTGCGCCATCCATTAGCTCCTGAATATCGATACCAGCAACCGCCACAGGCAATAGACCAACAGCTGTTAACACGGAATAACGCCCACCCACATCATCTGGAATCACAAACTGACGATAGCCCGCTTTATCTGCAATATTCTTTAAAATGCCCTTCTCTTCATCTGTTGTGACAATAATACGCTCTACTGCTTTATCCCCGTAGCGCTCTTCCATATACAAACGCAACACACGGAAAGCTAGAGCTGGCTCCATCGTGCCACCAGACTTTGAAATAACATTGACATAGACCTGTTTGCCATCTAAATAAGCAAGCAACTCCTTGATATAGGCACCGCTCATATTTAATCCAGCATACACTACCTCAATGCCGCCTTTTGGCAAGCCGAAATAAGGTGCTAGTGCCTCTTGAATGGCACGTGCACCTAAAAAGGAGCCTCCGACACCGATTACGACTAAAACATCTGCACATGCTTTGATTTCGCTAGCGACATAGTTAATTGATGTCACTAATTTCTCATAATCATGTAAAGGAGCATCCATCCAACCTGTTGCGTAATGGTTAGGTAGGTTCTCATGAATTTGCTTTACTTGATCTTTATATGTTAATATGTCCTGTTCATCTAGTGAACAATTAAGTAATGTTGTTTGTAGAATTTCCTTTTTCACAATTAAAAATCCTCGTTTCTTCTAAAAAATATAATAGCCTTATTATGACATAGAATAGTTGGAAAAACCATTTATAATACAATTGCTTTATATAAAAGGAAAAAAGTATGTCCTAATTATGTAGAACATACCTTCAAATTAAATTTGCTGTTGATGCCAACTCCAGGCACTTTCAATAATAGCCTGCAAATCAAATCGTGCTTTCCAGCCAAGCTCTCGATATACCTTTTCAGCATTCGCAACAAGTATTGCTGGATCACCTTCTCGTCTATCAACATACTGTATATTTGCTTGCTTCCCAGTAACTTGTTCGCACATTGCAATAACTTCTTTTACTGAATAGCCTCTACTATTTCCTAAATTGTAAATAGCAGAAGTAAGCCTATCATTTAATAAGCTTTCAAGACTTAGTAAATGAGCTTTTACTAAATCCGTTACATGAATATAATCACGAATACATGTACCATCTGGTGTAGGATAATCTGTACCATAAACTGAAATCGCATCTTGCTGTCCTAATAAATGCTGTAAAACAAGTGGAATTAAATGAGTTTCAGGTGAATGACTTTCTCCAATTTCGGCTGTCTCATATGCTCCTGCCGCATTAAAATAACGTAATATAACATATTTTAAACCATAGCTATGAGCAAAATCTTTAATCATTTGTTCTACCATTAGCTTTGAATGTCCATATGGGTTAATAGGTGCAGTAACTGTATGCTCATCTATTAGTTCCACATCTGGTACACCATATGTTGCTGCGGTTGAGGAAAAAATGAATTTATCAACAGGATTCGCCTTCATTAACTTCAACAAATTAAAAGTTGCCACTACGTTATTCTCATAATATTTCATAGGATCTACTACAGATTCACCAACTAAGCTAAATGCTGCAAAATGTAATACAGCTTTAATCTCATATGTATCAAATAGGCGCTGTACTGTGTCAACATCTCCTAAATCGCCCTCAATAAAAATGGCTTTTTGGTCAACTGCCCAACGATGCCCTGTACTTAAATTATCTAGTACAACAACCTCATGTGTTTTCACTAATTCTTTTACAAAGTGGCTACCAATATAGCCAGCTCCACCTACAACTAAAATCATTCTTATTCACCACTCAATTCTTTTGCTTTTTGCAAAATAAAGGCTTTTACACCATCACTTAAGTCTTTGCGGGCCAAAGCAAAATCAATGGTCGTCTCAATAAAACCTAGCTGTTCTCCAACATCATAACGATGTCCTTCGAAAGCATAGGCAAATACTCGTTGTATCTCATTTAATGATTCAATTGCATCTGTTAATTGAATTTCATCATTTTTCCCTTTTTTCTTTTCATTTAAAAAGCGAAAAATCTCAGGGGTGAGTATATAACGACCAATAATTGCATAATTTGATGGTGCTTCCTCTAATGCAGGCTTTTCCATAAACGTTCTCACTTGCATTAATTTGTCATCGGTACTAATAGGATCAATAATTCCATAGCGATGCACGTCCTCAGATGCTACTTCTTGAACACCGATTACACTAGAAAATGTTTTTTCATATTGATCCATTAATTGTTTCAAACAAGGTTCATCACTTTTCACAATATCATCTCCAAGTAACACAGCAAACGGCTCTTCTCCAATAAATTTGCGAGCACACCAAATCGCATGCCCTAAGCCTAGTGCTTCCTTTTGACGAATATAATGAATTTCAACATTGGCTGACTCTTGTACTTTTTCAAGCATATCGAGCTTACCTTTTTCCATTAAATTTGTTTCAAGCTCCCATGCATTGTCAAAATGGTCTTCAATCGCTCGTTTATTTTTACCTGTAACAATGATGATATCTTCAATACCAGAAGCAATTGCTTCTTCTACAATATATTGAATCGTAGGTTTATCTACAATAGGTAGCATTTCCTTTGGCATTGCCTTTGTAGCAGGTAAGAAACGAGTTCCTAAACCAGCCGCTGGGATAATTGCTTTTCGGATTTTTTTCAAACCTCTCACCTTATTCTACTAATTTAATAAGCATTTTTATTTACAAAACCATTCACAATCGTTTTAAAAATAATACGGATATCAAATAGCAACGTCCAGTTCTCAATATACTGAATATCATGTTCAATGCGATCCTCAATAGACGTATCTCCACGCAAACCACAAACTTGGGCCCAGCCTGTAATTCCTGGACGTACATGATGTTTAATCATGTATTTAGGGATCTCCTCTTTAAACTGATCAACAAAGTATGGACGCTCTGGTCTTGGGCCTACAATGCTCATGTCACCTTTTAATACATTAAAAAATTGTGGAAACTCATCCAAGCTTGTTTTGCGAAGGAATGTACCAAATTTCGTTCTTCTCGGATCATTTTCAACAGTCCATTGTGTGTCTGAAGCTACAGTTGGCATATCTTTCATGGATCTAAATTTATACATATTAAAAGTTCTACGATTTAATCCAACACGTTCTTGTTTAAATAAAACTGGACCTGGTGATGTTAATTTTACACCTATTGCAATTGCTATTAACAATGGTGATGTAATAATAATTGCACATAATGAAAACACAATATCGAATAAACGCTTCAACACTCTATTCACGTATTCATCTAATGGAATATCACGCACATTAATAACTGGTAAATCACCAAAGCGCTCAAAGTGAGGCGTCGCTGGTAAAACATCATAAAAATCTGGCACAATCGCTACACGCACACCAGCCTTTTCACATATAGAAATTATCTTATCGTATTTAGAAAATACCGTTAGAGGTAATGCAATTACTACTTCATCAATAATTTTATTTTCTAAAATTGTTGGTAAATCTGCAATTTTCCCTAATATTTTTTGCTTTCCATTCTCTTGCTTATAATCATCTAAAAATCCAACAGCTCGCAATCCATATTCTGGGTGATTCTCGAGGTTCTCAATATATCTCTTTCCAATAGAGCCAGCACCTAATATTAAAACAAATTGTTGGTTAAAGCCCTTTTTACGCATACCTCGCAAAAATTGTTTTACAAAAAAGCGATATGTCACAATAATAAAGAAGCCTGTAAGTAGGTAAAGAAATAAAAACATACGTGAAATATCAACAGTTTTCACAACAAATAAAACACTTAATAATACAAACATGCTATATATTTGTACTTGAATAATTTTTGAAACTTCCTTTGCAAATTTCATCTTCCGTTTTGGAATGTACAGGTGAATTAAAAACCCTATTGCTAAAAAGGAAACAGCATAAATAATATGCCATGTAAAATAATCAGACATTGGTAAATAGGATCCTTGTTCTTCTTGATTCACAACAAATCGTAAATACCATGCCATAATAAACGCCAACTGTAAAAAAAGGAAATCCGTTGTCATATACAGCTGTGTAATAAAGCGTTCCTTTCCTCTTATCACTATAATCACCTATTTTTCATATTTTATCGTCCTTGCTTCAACAGATTTGTGATTGTTGCAAGTGCTAATTTTAATGTAATCCCTATATAGACAACACCATTAACTAAAAAGTTATAGCTTTTAGCAAAATGCTTTTTATGAAATAAATACATCGCCCGATGGAATTCATAAACAATTTTAAAGGGTTTTTTTCTGCTACTTGCTCCCTTATAATGAATAATCGACACAGTTGGATTATATACAATGCGCCAACCGGCCTCCTTTATTCGGTAACACCAGTCAATATCTTCTCCGTACATAAAGAACTCTTCATCTAAAAGCCCTACCTGTTCAAATGCTTCCCTACGAACAATCATAAATGCCCCTACTAAACAATCAATATCATGTATTTCCTGCATATTCATATAGCTTTTATGATAACTATTAAATTTTGGACTATTAGGGTATTTTCGAGACAAGCCTGTCATATAATAAAGAGAAGCATCTGGTGTTGGAAACCCTCTATGACATGCTTTATCCAACGAACCATCTGTCAAATTTACCTCACATCCTGCTGCCCCTACATCAAGATGAGCATCCATAAACTGCACCATCGTATCTAACGTATCACTATGAACAATTGTATCTGAATTGAGTAGCAACACATAACGACCTTTACAAGCTTTAATTGCTTGATTATTGGCCTTAGAGAATCCTACATTTTGCTTATTAGCTATAATAGCTATTTGTTGTGGAAAAGCTTCTTTCAATTGTTCAATAGAATCATCTGACGAAGCATTATCAACTACATAAATTTCATATTGAATATTCAACTTTGCATCAAGAATAGATCGAATACAATCTATCGTCAGCTTTGGTGTATTATAATTAACAATTACAATGCTTAAATCCATTTTATTTTACCATATTCCTTTAAAATACTCATATATTTGTTTAGAGGGTACTTTACTATTCGTTTGTATCCACCTTCTTTTCATTTTTAAAGCTTTATATTCTTTAAAAAATAATTGATACGCACTAATTAGTCTAGGCTCCTTTATTACCATATATAATAAACAAGCTAGCTCATATGTACAAATGATTGGTAAATGTAATAAAAAATATGAAAGTTTATCATTCTTCAAAATGTAAAAATGTCTATTAATATAGGAATGCTTTCTTGTCTTAAGAGAAATATTTTTTCTAGAGTTGTTATCCTTCCAGCCTCTTTCATGCTGCGCAATTGCTTCTGGTACAAAGCAAATTTCCCACCCTGCTAAACGAGCACGCCAGCTAACATCAACATCCTCTTTATAAGCAAAAAAACTCTCATCAAAAAATTGCCCTTCATTAGATATGCTATCAATCATTGCTCTTTTATAAATAGCTGCAGCTCCAGACACACCAAAAACACTCATATCCTTGTCATATTGTCCGTGGTCTATCTCTCCAGCCCCACGGTCTACTGCACGTCGATTTTTATTGATATTAATTCCTGTGCTATCCATAATACGTGACTCCATATCTCGATACAATTTTCCTGTTGCTGCACCAACATTCATCTTTTGTATTATACATTCCATAATACGCTCTACATAGGTTGGTTCCAAAACAACATCTGGATTTAATACTAAAACATAATCTGTATTTGCATAACTTATAGCTTGATTATGTCCACCTACAAAGCCATTATTTACACTATTTTTTATAAAATAAACCTGGGGATATAATGTAACAATTTCTTCAGTATTATCTTTTGAATTATTATCTATCACTATGATTTGTTGAATCGGATAAGTTTGGGCAAAAACCGAATCTAAACAAGTACCTATATCTGCCGCACTGTTATATGTCACGATTTGTACTACTATACTAGTCAAATTACCCCTCAATTCTATATTCTACTTCTCTTTTTATTATAGCTATATAAACAAAAATAACAATCTGCTAGAGATTGTTATTTTTGTTTATATAATCATTCAAAGCATCTTTCCAATGTCTTCTAGCACCAAATCCATTAATTCGCAACGATAAATCTCCTAATACTGAATACGCAGGTCGTTTTGCAGGTCTTGGGAATTGGTCTGAAGTCAATGGATTTACCTTTATATCTTTATTAGCTAATTTAAAAATTTCCTGAGCAAATTCATACCATGAGCATGTCCCACTATTTGTACAATGATAAATACCATACTTTTTAGTTTGTACTAGCTCTATTAAAAATTGTGCTAAATCTACTGTATAGGTTGGGGAACCGACTTGGTCATGAACAACGCCTAGTTCAGATTTTTCTTCAGCTAGTTTGAGCATTGTTTTAACAAAGTTTGGTCCATACTCACCATAAACCCATGCTGTACGCACAATAAAGTATTTAGTATTAAGCGTTTGTGTTAAAAACTCTCCTGCATACTTTGATTGACCATACACACCTAGAGGGTCTACATTCATATATTCAGAATATGGTGTTGTCGCTTGTCCATTAAACACATAGTCTGTGCTAATATAACAAATTTTTGCCCCAACTTTTTCCGCCGCCACAGCTAAATTACGTTGTCCTGTTGCATTTACTTGAAAAGCTAGCTCTTCATTCGTTTCTGCTCCGTCCACATTCGTATAAGCTGCTGCATTAATAATAATATGTGGTTGAATTTCCTCACATATAGCATTTACTTGGTCCATGTTCGTAATATCTAATTCAGTTTTCGTATATGCAAATAACTCATGCTCACTAACAGTTAATTGTTTTACCAATTCTTGCCCCAGTTGTCCATTCGCACCCGTTACCATAATTTTCATTATAGTTTGCCACCATACTGTTCTGTATAATAATTTTGGTAATCACCTGAAATGATGTTTTCCCACCATTCTTTATTATCTAAATACCATTGTACAGTTTCTTTTAACCCTGTTTCAAATGTATATTTCGGCTCCCAGCCTAATTCCTGTTGTAGTTTTGTTGGATCAATCGCATAACGTCGGTCATGTCCTAAACGATCTTCTACATATTTAATTAATGTCTCTGGTTTACCAAGTTGCTTTAAAATTTCCTTTACAACTTCAACATTTGTCTTTTCATTGTGCCCACCAACATTATATACTTCGCCATTTACACCTTTGTGTAAAACTAAATCGATTGCGCTACAATGATCCAGTACATGTAACCAATCACGTACATTTTTTCCATCACCATAAACAGGCAATTGTTTATCATTCAATGCATTAATAATCATTAACGGAATTAATTTTTCTGGGAAATGGAATGGACCATAGT belongs to Lysinibacillus louembei and includes:
- a CDS encoding helix-turn-helix domain-containing protein — its product is MLGKNIKEIRMNKGLSQEYVIESLMTQSAYSKFELGKSEIRASVLINILSKLDMSLEELLYITNDYKFMAKEELVRSFFEIPSIGLTNLEKILNKVELYLNSHSDDTIQNIYYLCKSYIILIKTNDFEQASLFASKIWKKLSKRNQFYVIDLYFLNAILFMFPLDVIFNLRDLMEKSIAQYNGLFKLQKIQININLNIALLLMEKHRFEEALNELETIRDVLKEEKAYEQLGIYYIRKALCLNKLNQEWIPLAEKGKLLLSAIEEFDLLKRAEQEIERWGN
- a CDS encoding phospho-sugar mutase → MQQSLPDHLKEELTAIAGEEQAIEDRFYQDLSFGTGGMRGVLGVGTNRMNLYTIRRVAEGLARYVAANGESAKARGVVLAYDTRHFSYEFACETARVLGAHGIRAYVYKEARPTPQLSFTVRELNAYAGVVITASHNPKQYNGFKVYGEDGAQLVPDGANAIIQHMQDIEDIFSIDVVELETLEAQGLLTWLLEALDAAYLQQLLTLKDTRKVALDMKLVYTPLHGAGLVPVREGLRAFDFTDVTIVEEQAVQDGSFPTVTYPNPEEAAAFTLVMAKGQQVGAELLLATDPDADRLGVAVWNGVRYELLTGNQLGALLLYYLLETKQQNDTLPNNGVMVKTIVTAELGAKIAESFGVVTENTLTGFKYIAEKIAHYEATGEHTYLFGYEESYGYLIETFVRDKDAVQVALKVAEMAAFYALQGHTLLDQLEHLYETFGYYQEALVSQVFEGKDGQAEMQAILQRLRDQLPMEIAGFAVQRVEDYLAGQATLADGQTESLTLPKENVLKFILADGTWIAVRPSGTEPKCKFYIGVVDETMEAAQQKLEAVKRAVVALVK
- a CDS encoding glucose-6-phosphate isomerase, which gives rise to MKKEILQTTLLNCSLDEQDILTYKDQVKQIHENLPNHYATGWMDAPLHDYEKLVTSINYVASEIKACADVLVVIGVGGSFLGARAIQEALAPYFGLPKGGIEVVYAGLNMSGAYIKELLAYLDGKQVYVNVISKSGGTMEPALAFRVLRLYMEERYGDKAVERIIVTTDEEKGILKNIADKAGYRQFVIPDDVGGRYSVLTAVGLLPVAVAGIDIQELMDGARHAATELAQPELAFNDAYKYAVMRHMLYEQGYTNELLASFEPGLSKFHEWWKQLFGESEGKDHKGLYPSTVTFSTDLHAIGQYIQDGRRILFETLLHFHEIEGDMAVPYDVRDEDGLNYLTNRTFNEINAISKQGTALAHAEGDVPVIQIELPKLDAYHLGYLIYFFMKACAMSACLLEVNPFDQPGVEAYKRKMLELLKEEKAVTE
- the galE gene encoding UDP-glucose 4-epimerase GalE, yielding MILVVGGAGYIGSHFVKELVKTHEVVVLDNLSTGHRWAVDQKAIFIEGDLGDVDTVQRLFDTYEIKAVLHFAAFSLVGESVVDPMKYYENNVVATFNLLKLMKANPVDKFIFSSTAATYGVPDVELIDEHTVTAPINPYGHSKLMVEQMIKDFAHSYGLKYVILRYFNAAGAYETAEIGESHSPETHLIPLVLQHLLGQQDAISVYGTDYPTPDGTCIRDYIHVTDLVKAHLLSLESLLNDRLTSAIYNLGNSRGYSVKEVIAMCEQVTGKQANIQYVDRREGDPAILVANAEKVYRELGWKARFDLQAIIESAWSWHQQQI
- the galU gene encoding UTP--glucose-1-phosphate uridylyltransferase GalU gives rise to the protein MKKIRKAIIPAAGLGTRFLPATKAMPKEMLPIVDKPTIQYIVEEAIASGIEDIIIVTGKNKRAIEDHFDNAWELETNLMEKGKLDMLEKVQESANVEIHYIRQKEALGLGHAIWCARKFIGEEPFAVLLGDDIVKSDEPCLKQLMDQYEKTFSSVIGVQEVASEDVHRYGIIDPISTDDKLMQVRTFMEKPALEEAPSNYAIIGRYILTPEIFRFLNEKKKGKNDEIQLTDAIESLNEIQRVFAYAFEGHRYDVGEQLGFIETTIDFALARKDLSDGVKAFILQKAKELSGE
- a CDS encoding undecaprenyl-phosphate glucose phosphotransferase; amino-acid sequence: MIRGKERFITQLYMTTDFLFLQLAFIMAWYLRFVVNQEEQGSYLPMSDYFTWHIIYAVSFLAIGFLIHLYIPKRKMKFAKEVSKIIQVQIYSMFVLLSVLFVVKTVDISRMFLFLYLLTGFFIIVTYRFFVKQFLRGMRKKGFNQQFVLILGAGSIGKRYIENLENHPEYGLRAVGFLDDYKQENGKQKILGKIADLPTILENKIIDEVVIALPLTVFSKYDKIISICEKAGVRVAIVPDFYDVLPATPHFERFGDLPVINVRDIPLDEYVNRVLKRLFDIVFSLCAIIITSPLLIAIAIGVKLTSPGPVLFKQERVGLNRRTFNMYKFRSMKDMPTVASDTQWTVENDPRRTKFGTFLRKTSLDEFPQFFNVLKGDMSIVGPRPERPYFVDQFKEEIPKYMIKHHVRPGITGWAQVCGLRGDTSIEDRIEHDIQYIENWTLLFDIRIIFKTIVNGFVNKNAY
- a CDS encoding glycosyltransferase family 2 protein produces the protein MDLSIVIVNYNTPKLTIDCIRSILDAKLNIQYEIYVVDNASSDDSIEQLKEAFPQQIAIIANKQNVGFSKANNQAIKACKGRYVLLLNSDTIVHSDTLDTMVQFMDAHLDVGAAGCEVNLTDGSLDKACHRGFPTPDASLYYMTGLSRKYPNSPKFNSYHKSYMNMQEIHDIDCLVGAFMIVRREAFEQVGLLDEEFFMYGEDIDWCYRIKEAGWRIVYNPTVSIIHYKGASSRKKPFKIVYEFHRAMYLFHKKHFAKSYNFLVNGVVYIGITLKLALATITNLLKQGR
- a CDS encoding glycosyltransferase family 2 protein, translated to MRGNLTSIVVQIVTYNSAADIGTCLDSVFAQTYPIQQIIVIDNNSKDNTEEIVTLYPQVYFIKNSVNNGFVGGHNQAISYANTDYVLVLNPDVVLEPTYVERIMECIIQKMNVGAATGKLYRDMESRIMDSTGININKNRRAVDRGAGEIDHGQYDKDMSVFGVSGAAAIYKRAMIDSISNEGQFFDESFFAYKEDVDVSWRARLAGWEICFVPEAIAQHERGWKDNNSRKNISLKTRKHSYINRHFYILKNDKLSYFLLHLPIICTYELACLLYMVIKEPRLISAYQLFFKEYKALKMKRRWIQTNSKVPSKQIYEYFKGIW
- the rfbD gene encoding dTDP-4-dehydrorhamnose reductase, encoding MKIMVTGANGQLGQELVKQLTVSEHELFAYTKTELDITNMDQVNAICEEIQPHIIINAAAYTNVDGAETNEELAFQVNATGQRNLAVAAEKVGAKICYISTDYVFNGQATTPYSEYMNVDPLGVYGQSKYAGEFLTQTLNTKYFIVRTAWVYGEYGPNFVKTMLKLAEEKSELGVVHDQVGSPTYTVDLAQFLIELVQTKKYGIYHCTNSGTCSWYEFAQEIFKLANKDIKVNPLTSDQFPRPAKRPAYSVLGDLSLRINGFGARRHWKDALNDYINKNNNL